One stretch of Pseudomonas fluorescens Q2-87 DNA includes these proteins:
- a CDS encoding calcium/sodium antiporter, with the protein MIELLGGLLLLIAGAELLVRTAVGLAARLQVRPLIIGLTVVAFGSSAPQMAVSLQATLAQNADIAVGSVIGSSIFNILVTLGLSALIIPLRVSRQLVRLDIPLMIGAALLVFVLAWNEELTRLDGMLLLMALAVYLGLLLRQSRHSVRPHAAGVAVAQVSWPKSLSMIVLGLAMLIYAGHLLLGAAVEVATDLGLSERIIGLTIVAVSTSLPELATSLIAALRGQRDIAVGNVIGSNLFNLLGVLGVTALAAPTPLSVSPNALDFDLPVMLGVAVLCLPVFYSGYRVTRAEGLLFLGLYLAYGLHVVSFTTGMPLAGQLERLMLFYVLPALLVFLLFSSLRAWRRQHHKRDLP; encoded by the coding sequence CTGATCGAACTGCTCGGCGGCCTGCTGTTGCTGATTGCCGGTGCCGAGTTGTTGGTGCGCACCGCTGTGGGCCTGGCAGCACGCTTGCAAGTGCGACCATTGATCATCGGCCTGACCGTCGTCGCCTTCGGCAGCAGCGCGCCACAAATGGCCGTCAGCCTGCAAGCGACCCTGGCGCAGAACGCCGACATCGCCGTGGGCAGTGTGATCGGCAGCAGTATCTTCAATATCCTCGTTACCCTCGGCCTGTCGGCACTGATCATCCCGCTGCGCGTCTCGCGCCAGTTGGTGCGCCTGGACATCCCGTTGATGATCGGCGCCGCCCTGCTGGTGTTCGTGCTGGCCTGGAACGAAGAACTGACCCGACTCGACGGCATGCTGCTGTTGATGGCCCTGGCGGTGTACCTGGGCCTGTTGCTGCGTCAATCGCGGCATTCGGTACGTCCCCACGCGGCGGGTGTCGCAGTTGCGCAGGTGTCCTGGCCCAAGAGCCTGTCGATGATCGTGCTGGGCCTGGCGATGCTGATTTATGCCGGGCACTTGCTGCTGGGCGCGGCGGTGGAAGTGGCGACGGACCTTGGGCTTTCGGAGCGCATCATCGGCCTGACCATCGTCGCCGTCAGCACCTCGCTGCCGGAACTCGCCACCTCGCTGATCGCCGCGCTGAGGGGCCAACGGGACATCGCGGTGGGCAACGTCATTGGTAGCAACCTGTTCAACTTACTGGGCGTGCTGGGGGTGACGGCCCTCGCCGCGCCGACGCCACTTTCCGTCTCGCCCAACGCCCTGGATTTCGACCTGCCGGTGATGCTCGGCGTGGCTGTGTTGTGCTTGCCGGTGTTCTACTCCGGTTACCGCGTCACCCGCGCCGAAGGCCTGTTGTTCCTCGGCCTGTACCTGGCCTACGGGCTGCACGTGGTGTCGTTTACCACCGGCATGCCGTTGGCCGGCCAACTGGAACGGCTGATGCTGTTCTATGTGCTGCCGGCCTTGCTGGTATTTTTGCTGTTCAGCTCTTTGCGCGCCTGGCGCCGCCAACACCATAAGAGGGATTTGCCGTGA
- a CDS encoding septal ring lytic transglycosylase RlpA family protein, with amino-acid sequence MKRLLGACALLFLLAGCASQSGTVDPHGYDQTGVASYYGSRHHGKRTASGERFDQHSLTAAHRQLPFGTRVKITNLGNNDSVVVRINDRGPYSRGRLIDVSREAAEQLGMLRSGTARVRVQALDD; translated from the coding sequence ATGAAGCGTCTCCTCGGCGCCTGCGCCCTGCTGTTCCTGCTGGCCGGCTGCGCCAGCCAGAGCGGGACGGTCGATCCACACGGCTACGACCAGACCGGCGTCGCCTCCTATTACGGCTCCAGGCACCACGGCAAGCGCACCGCCAGCGGCGAGCGTTTCGACCAGCACAGCCTGACAGCCGCCCATCGCCAGCTGCCATTCGGCACGCGGGTGAAAATCACCAACCTGGGCAACAATGACAGCGTGGTGGTGCGCATCAACGACCGGGGCCCATACTCACGCGGCCGCCTGATCGACGTTTCCCGCGAAGCCGCCGAGCAACTGGGCATGTTGCGCAGCGGCACCGCACGGGTGCGCGTGCAAGCCCTCGACGATTGA
- the gatB gene encoding Asp-tRNA(Asn)/Glu-tRNA(Gln) amidotransferase subunit GatB — MQWEVVIGLEIHTQLTTRSKIFSGSSTTFGSEPNTQASLVDLGMPGVLPVLNAEAVRMAVMFGLAIDAEIGQHNVFARKNYFYPDLPKGYQISQMELPIVGKGHLDIALEDGTVKRVGITRAHLEEDAGKSLHEEFNGATGIDLNRAGTPLLEIVSEPDMRSAKEAVAYVKAIHALVRYLGICDGNMAEGSLRCDCNVSIRPKGQVEFGTRCEIKNVNSFRFIEKAINSEIQRQIELIEDGGKVIQQTRLYDPNKDETRPMRSKEEANDYRYFPDPDLLPVVIENSFLDDVRTTLPELPPQKRERFQAQFGLSSYDANVLATSREQADYFEKVVSIGGDAKLAANWVMVELGSLLNKQGLEIDESPVSAEQLGGMLLRIKDNTISGKIAKMVFEAMANGEGSADEIIEKRGLKQVTDTGAISAVLDEMLAANAEQVEQYRAADEAKRGKMFGFFVGQAMKASKGKANPQQVNELLKSKLEG, encoded by the coding sequence CATGCCAGGCGTGCTGCCGGTGCTCAACGCCGAAGCGGTGCGCATGGCGGTGATGTTCGGCCTGGCGATCGACGCCGAGATCGGCCAGCACAACGTGTTCGCCCGCAAGAACTACTTCTACCCGGACCTGCCCAAGGGCTACCAGATCAGCCAGATGGAACTGCCGATCGTCGGCAAGGGCCACTTGGACATCGCCCTGGAAGACGGCACGGTCAAGCGCGTCGGCATTACCCGTGCGCACCTGGAAGAAGACGCCGGCAAGAGCCTGCACGAAGAATTCAACGGCGCCACCGGCATCGACCTGAACCGCGCTGGCACGCCGCTGCTGGAAATCGTCTCTGAACCGGACATGCGCAGCGCCAAGGAAGCCGTGGCCTACGTCAAGGCGATCCATGCGTTGGTGCGTTACCTGGGCATCTGCGACGGCAACATGGCCGAAGGCTCGCTGCGCTGCGACTGCAACGTGTCGATCCGGCCCAAGGGCCAGGTTGAGTTCGGCACCCGCTGTGAGATCAAGAACGTCAACTCGTTCCGCTTCATCGAAAAAGCGATCAACAGCGAGATCCAGCGCCAGATCGAACTGATCGAGGACGGTGGCAAGGTCATCCAGCAGACCCGCCTGTACGACCCGAACAAGGACGAGACCCGTCCGATGCGCAGCAAGGAAGAAGCCAACGACTACCGTTACTTCCCCGACCCGGACCTGTTGCCGGTGGTTATCGAAAACTCGTTCCTCGACGACGTACGCACCACCCTGCCGGAGCTACCGCCGCAGAAACGCGAGCGTTTCCAAGCGCAGTTCGGCCTGTCGAGCTATGACGCCAACGTCCTGGCCACCAGCCGCGAGCAGGCCGATTACTTCGAGAAAGTCGTAAGCATCGGCGGCGACGCCAAGCTGGCGGCCAACTGGGTGATGGTTGAATTGGGCAGCCTGCTGAACAAGCAGGGCCTGGAGATCGACGAGTCGCCGGTGTCGGCCGAGCAATTGGGCGGCATGCTCCTGCGCATCAAGGACAACACCATCTCCGGCAAGATCGCCAAAATGGTCTTCGAAGCGATGGCCAATGGTGAAGGCAGCGCCGACGAGATCATCGAAAAGCGCGGCTTGAAGCAAGTCACCGACACGGGTGCGATCAGCGCCGTGCTCGATGAAATGCTCGCAGCCAACGCCGAGCAGGTCGAACAGTACCGGGCGGCAGACGAAGCCAAGCGCGGCAAGATGTTCGGCTTCTTCGTCGGCCAGGCCATGAAAGCCTCCAAGGGCAAGGCCAACCCGCAACAGGTCAACGAATTGCTTAAAAGCAAGCTCGAGGGCTGA